The Athene noctua chromosome 11, bAthNoc1.hap1.1, whole genome shotgun sequence genome has a segment encoding these proteins:
- the LOC141964507 gene encoding rho-related GTP-binding protein RhoG-like, with the protein MQTIKCVVVGDGAVGKTCLLISYTTNAFPEEYIPTVFDNYSAQMTVDGRTVSLNLWDTAGQEEYDRLRTLSYPQTNVFVICFSIGSPSSYANVRHKWHPEVSHHCPNVPILLVGTKRDLRNDLETVKKLKEQSLAPTTPQQGTSLAKQIGAVKYLECSALNQEGVREVFAEAVRAVLYPVTKKNTRKCVLL; encoded by the coding sequence ATGCAGACTATAAAGTGCGTAGTTGTTGGAGATGGCGCTGTGGGAAAAACTTGTCTTCTCATCAGCTATACCACCAATGCCTTCCCAGAAGAGTACATCCCTACTGTGTTTGACAACTACAGTGCCCAAATGACTGTTGATGGCCGGACAGTTAGCCTCAATCTCTGGGACACTGCAGGCCAGGAGGAATATGACCGCCTGCGCACGCTCTCGTATCCTCAAACCAATGTATTTGTCATCTGTTTCTCCATTGGTAGTCCCTCTTCCTATGCAAATGTGAGGCACAAATGGCATCCTGAAGTTTCTCACCACTGTCCGAATGTTCCCATTCTTTTAGTGGGCACAAAGAGAGACTTGAGAAATGACctggaaacagttaaaaagttGAAAGAGCAAAGCTTGGCTCCCACTACCCCACAGCAGGGGACTTCGCTGGCTAAACAAATCGGAGCAGTCAAATATTTGGAGTGCTCAGCGTTGAATCAGGAGGGTGTTCGGGAGGTGTTTGCTGAAGCTGTGCGTGCAGTTCTGTATCCTGTGACAAAGAAGAACACAAGAAAATGTGTCCTATTGTAG